The following proteins are co-located in the Engraulis encrasicolus isolate BLACKSEA-1 chromosome 2, IST_EnEncr_1.0, whole genome shotgun sequence genome:
- the LOC134442440 gene encoding cell division cycle protein 20 homolog: MASHTARVGSLSWNDHILSSGARSGHIHHHDVRVAEHHIATLSAHSQEVCGLKWSPDGRFLASGGNDNMVYVWPGIQENVANMRTPFRSINEHQGAVKALAWCPWQANVLASGGGTSDRHIRIWNVNSGSCISSLDTHSQISSLMFVPNYKELVSSHGFAHDNIIIWKYPSLSKVAELEGHEGRVLNMTLSPDGATLATVAADETVRLWNSFEKDPVKKTAKPTTSSFIHQRIR; the protein is encoded by the exons ATGGCTAGCCATACAGCTAGAGTCGGCAGTCTCTCTTGGAATGACCACATCCTCTCAAG CGGAGCCAGGTCTGGTCACATCCACCACCATGACGTGCGCGTGGCAGAGCACCACATCGCCACGCTGAGTGCCCACAGCCAGGAGGTGTGCGGCCTGAAGTGGTCCCCTGACGGCCGCTTCCTGGCCAGCGGCGGCAACGACAACATGGTGTACGTGTGGCCCGGGATACAGGAGAACGTTGCCAACATGCGCACGCCCTTCAGGAGCATCAACGAACACCAGGGGGCAGTCAAG GCCTTGGCGTGGTGCCCGTGGCAGGCTAATGTCCTGGCTTCAGGAGGGGGAACCAGCGACCGGCACATACGCATTTGGAACGTCAACAGCGGAAGCTGCATTAGTTCGTTGGATACGCATTCTCAG ATATCTTCCCTGATGTTTGTACCAAACTACAAGGAGCTGGTGTCTTCACATGGCTTTGCTCACGATAACATCATTATCTGGAAGTATCCATCTCTCTCCAAAGTCGCAGAGCTTGAAG GCCACGAAGGCAGAGTTTTGAACATGACACTCAGTCCAGACGGCGCCACTCTAGCGACTGTTGCCGCTGATGAGACTGTGCGGCTGTGGAACAGCTTTGAGAAGGATCCCGTCAAGAAAACGGCCAAACCCACCACCAGCAGCTTTATTCATCAGCGTATTCGTTAA